CAGCTCAGGTAGTATCTGTTCGCCGAGACCCCGCGGCATGTAGTCTGATGCCTCCGGCTCCGATGGGTGCCCGGACTTATCCAGCAACATACTCTGCTGCGGAACGGGGGCACGCACGTGGTCACCTTTGGAATCGAAGAAGAATTCCTGCTCGTCAACCCTGACAGCGAAATGCCCAGCTCCCGGGCCGGTGAGGTGATCACGGCGCTGATCCCCGGCGACGGCGTCAGTCTTACCAGCTCCGCGGAATTTCTGGCCTGCCAAGTCGAGAGTGCCACTCCTATCTGCAGCGACCGGGACGCAGCTCTCACCTCCCTGCTCGATTTCCGCGGCCGCCTTCAGGAGGCAGCGGCAGCGGCCGGACTCGCCGTCGCGCCCACCGGAGCAGCTCCTCTGGTTGAGGCTTCCCCGGCCGTTGTGAGCGGCACGGAACGCTATCAGGACATGGGTGCCATGGCCGGCGCTGTAACCGATGAGCACTATGTGAACGGAACGCACGTCCATGTTGCCATTCCCAGCCGGGAAGAGGGCGTCCAAGTCCTCAACCGCCTGCGCCCCTGGTTGGCCACTCTTGGGGCCATCAGCGCGAACTCTCCCTATTGGCATGGAAGGGACACCCTCTTTGCAAGCTGGCGGCTTGTCCAGTACCGTCGCTGGTCGGTGCAGGGGTGCCCGCCGTATTTCCAAAGTTCAGCGGACTACGACGCACGAGTGGCCAAACTTATGGCAACCGACGTTGTCCTTGATTCCGGCCACGTCGGCTGGACTGCCCGCCTTTCCAACCGGTTTCCCACCATCGAGATTCGGGTGGCCGATACGCAGTTGGAGGCACGGGACGCAGTTTTGCTGGCCCTCGTTGCCCGCGGGCTGGTAAGCACCGCGCTGTCCGAGGAGACTGCCAGCGTTGACGGCAGCCCGGACACGCTGGCCGATCCGGAAATCCTTGATGCCGGACTATGGCAGGCTGCACGCTTTGGATTGCGGGGGAACCTGTTGGATCACGGACCCAACGGCGGTGATCTGAGCCGTGCTGCCCCCGCCCAGGTGGGCGCGTTGCTGGACTATATTCGGCCTGCCCTTGAGGAGTCAGGCGATGATTCCTTTGTCCGGGCGGGTCTGGCGCATGTACTGTCCACGGGAACCGGCTCGCAGCGGCAGCGGGAGGCGGTACGCCACGGTGGCTTCGCCGCGCTCAGGCCGCTCTTTGCAACATCACTGACGGCGTCCTGACAACCGGTTTATTTGGCCCGCCGGCCGGAACGACGCGGCGCTGAAGCCACGGCCGGGTACCCGGCGGCAAGGTCCCACACCAGGTTCACAACGGCAGCCGCTGCAACCAGCACGGCGGCCAGGGCCAGACCGCTCACCATAAGTGCGCCCGCACCGGCAAGAAAGGCACCGCCGGCTACCAGTGGAAGCGCCGGCCACGGCAACCGGTTCTTGGCGCGGGGTGCCAGTACGAGGCTCCACAGGACAACCGACAGTGCCAGTGCAACAACAGCGGCGGGAGCCCGGTGCGAGGGAAAAGCGGTAATAGCCCAGTATGTAACAGCAAAGAGGAAAGCTGTTTCCAGGGCGAAGGCCAGCACCTGCCGGACAATTAGTGTCCACGGTCGGGAGCGGCCCTCACCTGCGGGCTTCGTTGCGGTGCGGGTCCGGGATGTCTCGTCCTCTGTCACAGAAGCAACTTTAGCCCCAGCGGCAGAGAATCCGGCTACCCGAACTCGTAGGTGGAAATATCCACGATCCGAGCCTCCCAGGGGCGCAGCCAGTGCGGCTCACCGGCTTCCTCATAGTTGCCCAGGATCAGGTCTCCGCTGCCGAGGTTGGAAGGCAGCTCCAGCACAGCACCGGAGACGTTGCACTCGACCAAAAACTGCTGGTCGCCGAGGCTGCGCCGGAATGCATAGAGAGTGGGATGTTCCGGGTCCAGCAAATGAAAATCACCGAGTGAAACAACTGCGGATTCATGCCGCAGACGGATCAGCTTCTGGTAGTAGCGGTAAACGGACTTCTCCGAGGCCAGGTCCGCCTCGGCGTTGATGTGGCGGAAGTTGGCGTTCACCGGTATCCAGGGCGTTCCGGTGGTAAACCCGGCGTTCGGTTCACTGCTCCACTGCATGGGGGTGCGGGCGTTGTCCCGGCTCATGGCGGCAAGCGCCGCCAAGACTGCGTCCGGATCGGACCCGCGGCTGAGTGCATCAGCGTAGTAGTTCAGAGATTCCACGTCGCGGTATTGATCGATGGACGTGAACCCGGCACTGGTCATTCCGAGTTCTTCACCCTGATAGATGTAAGGGGTTCCACGGTGCAGATGCAGCAGGGTAGCCAGAAGCGTTGCCGACTCGTAGCGGTATTTCCCGTCATCTCCGAACCGGGACACCTGCCGCGGCTGGTCGTGGTTTCCCAGGTACAGGCTGTTCCAACCCGTTGCGGAAAGTCCCCGCTGCCAACGGTTCCAGCTTGTTTTCAGATCTCTCAGGTCCAGTCCCCGGTAGTCCCACTTGTTTCCGGGGCTCTGGTCAAGGCTGACGTGTTCAAACTGGAAAACCATGTCCAACTCTCCGCGGTGCGGATCAGTGAACAGGAGCGCCTGGTCTACGGTTGCCCCGGGCGTCTCCCCCACGGTCAGGAAGTCCCCGGTGCGGTTCGCAAACACCGCACTCCGCATCTCACGCAGGAACTCGTGGATCCGGGGACCTGAAGTGAAATACGGCGTCCCGTCACCCCATACGCCGCCGGGCTCCACTACGCCGTCGGGCAGCGCCGGATCCTTGGAGATGAAGTTGATGACGTCCATCCTGAATCCGTCGACGCCCCGGTCGATCCACCAGTTCATCACGGCGTGGACGCGTTCCCTCACCCTGGGGTTTTCCCAATTGAGGTCCGGCTGCTGCGGGGTAAAAAGGTGCAGATAATACTGTTTGGTTCCCGGATCATAGGTCCAGGCGGATCCGCTGAAGTGCGAGCCCCAGTTGTTGGGTTCCGCCCCGGGCTCTCCGGGTTCAAAGCCTGGCCGCGGATCACGCCACCAATAGGTGTCGCGTTCCGCGTTGTCCCGCGAACGGGACGATTTGCGGAAAGCCTCATGCTCGCTGGAGGTATGGTTCACCACAAGATCCATGATGAGTTTCATACCCCGGGCATGGATGCCGTCGAGCAAATCGTCAAAGTCCTGTTCGGAGCCGAACATGGCGTCGATCCGGCGGTAGTTGCTGATGTCGTAGCCGTTGTCGAACTGCGGGGACTGGTGCACCGGC
This genomic interval from Arthrobacter sunyaminii contains the following:
- a CDS encoding carboxylate-amine ligase, whose protein sequence is MVTFGIEEEFLLVNPDSEMPSSRAGEVITALIPGDGVSLTSSAEFLACQVESATPICSDRDAALTSLLDFRGRLQEAAAAAGLAVAPTGAAPLVEASPAVVSGTERYQDMGAMAGAVTDEHYVNGTHVHVAIPSREEGVQVLNRLRPWLATLGAISANSPYWHGRDTLFASWRLVQYRRWSVQGCPPYFQSSADYDARVAKLMATDVVLDSGHVGWTARLSNRFPTIEIRVADTQLEARDAVLLALVARGLVSTALSEETASVDGSPDTLADPEILDAGLWQAARFGLRGNLLDHGPNGGDLSRAAPAQVGALLDYIRPALEESGDDSFVRAGLAHVLSTGTGSQRQREAVRHGGFAALRPLFATSLTAS
- a CDS encoding DUF2568 domain-containing protein; this encodes MTEDETSRTRTATKPAGEGRSRPWTLIVRQVLAFALETAFLFAVTYWAITAFPSHRAPAAVVALALSVVLWSLVLAPRAKNRLPWPALPLVAGGAFLAGAGALMVSGLALAAVLVAAAAVVNLVWDLAAGYPAVASAPRRSGRRAK
- a CDS encoding glycoside hydrolase family 13 protein, with protein sequence MSDPDLPAWWTNAVVYQVYPRSFADSSGNGTGDLAGITARLDYIAELGVDVIWLSPVHQSPQFDNGYDISNYRRIDAMFGSEQDFDDLLDGIHARGMKLIMDLVVNHTSSEHEAFRKSSRSRDNAERDTYWWRDPRPGFEPGEPGAEPNNWGSHFSGSAWTYDPGTKQYYLHLFTPQQPDLNWENPRVRERVHAVMNWWIDRGVDGFRMDVINFISKDPALPDGVVEPGGVWGDGTPYFTSGPRIHEFLREMRSAVFANRTGDFLTVGETPGATVDQALLFTDPHRGELDMVFQFEHVSLDQSPGNKWDYRGLDLRDLKTSWNRWQRGLSATGWNSLYLGNHDQPRQVSRFGDDGKYRYESATLLATLLHLHRGTPYIYQGEELGMTSAGFTSIDQYRDVESLNYYADALSRGSDPDAVLAALAAMSRDNARTPMQWSSEPNAGFTTGTPWIPVNANFRHINAEADLASEKSVYRYYQKLIRLRHESAVVSLGDFHLLDPEHPTLYAFRRSLGDQQFLVECNVSGAVLELPSNLGSGDLILGNYEEAGEPHWLRPWEARIVDISTYEFG